In a single window of the Luteolibacter yonseiensis genome:
- a CDS encoding four helix bundle protein — MEDGAAVYDLEERTFKFALDIRRCVGGTKWSREQWTDVDQLLRSSGSVAANYIEANNAVSKSDFLFRIRLSKKEASECRLWLRLLGETSDQESLKQSLRTLYKESDELARILATILRKSQN, encoded by the coding sequence ATGGAAGACGGCGCGGCAGTCTATGACCTGGAGGAGCGGACTTTCAAATTCGCTCTCGACATCCGGCGTTGCGTTGGAGGAACGAAATGGTCTCGGGAACAATGGACTGATGTTGATCAATTGCTCCGTTCGTCCGGTTCGGTCGCGGCAAATTACATTGAAGCAAACAACGCGGTCTCCAAATCCGACTTCTTGTTTCGGATCCGCCTTTCAAAAAAGGAAGCCAGTGAATGCCGCCTCTGGCTGCGCCTGCTTGGCGAAACCTCGGATCAAGAGTCTCTCAAACAATCCCTCCGCACGCTCTACAAAGAATCGGACGAACTCGCACGCATCCTCGCGACCATACTCCGCAAATCGCAAAACTAG